The Thermodesulfovibrio thiophilus DSM 17215 genome contains a region encoding:
- the thiE gene encoding thiamine phosphate synthase, producing the protein MIKPELPSICLIISSKDVPEKLNIALKSGIKWVQYREKELPRKEIVKQAFQLREITYKYKALLIINDYLDIAIATKSDGVHLGQEDLPLCAAKKIFSGIIGISTHNLQEAVEAQKGGADYVGFGPVFHTTTKKDALEPRGVNVLYWVGQKIKIPVVAIGGIRIENLKEIKKAKCKYIATASGILNGKIDDNLKKFMQFFN; encoded by the coding sequence ATGATAAAACCTGAACTTCCTTCTATCTGTCTTATTATTTCTTCAAAGGATGTTCCAGAAAAACTAAACATTGCCCTTAAATCAGGAATTAAATGGGTTCAATACAGGGAAAAGGAGTTACCAAGAAAAGAAATTGTAAAACAAGCTTTTCAACTCAGAGAAATTACATATAAATATAAAGCACTTTTGATTATAAATGATTATTTAGATATAGCCATTGCTACAAAATCTGACGGTGTTCATCTTGGTCAGGAGGATTTACCTCTTTGTGCTGCAAAAAAAATTTTTTCTGGTATAATTGGAATATCGACACACAATTTACAGGAGGCTGTTGAAGCTCAGAAAGGAGGAGCAGACTATGTCGGATTTGGGCCAGTTTTTCATACAACAACTAAAAAAGATGCTCTTGAACCACGAGGTGTTAATGTGTTATATTGGGTCGGTCAAAAAATTAAAATTCCAGTTGTTGCAATTGGAGGGATAAGAATAGAGAATTTAAAGGAAATTAAAAAAGCTAAATGTAAGTATATTGCTACTGCTTCTGGTATATTGAATGGTAAAATTGACGATAATTTAAAAAAATTTATGCAATTTTTTAATTAA
- the accC gene encoding acetyl-CoA carboxylase biotin carboxylase subunit: MELFKKILIANRGEIAVRIIRACRELGIKSVAVYSEADRDSLHVKLADEAICIGPANPAQSYLNITAILSAADITDAEAIHPGYGFLSENAQFAEACINSGIIFIGPSPENIRIGGDKAKARQMLKRRGIPVVPGSDGPVASEEACIKVVKKIGLPVIFKASAGGGGRGMRIVNEEKDIEQAFFMAQREALAAFGNGELYIEKYFPKIRHIEVQIFADKQGNIIHLGERDCTVQRRHQKLIEEAPSPVLNEKLRKKIGEYAVKAAKALKFRNIGTFEFIVDDELNPFFIEINTRVQVEHPVTEEITDIDIIKEQIKLAKGYLLSFKQPQIKFRSHAIECRINAEDPEKFIPSPGIIEFIHLPGGPGIRVDSYLYQGCKVSPYYDSLVAKVIATGTNRQEAIDRMKRALREIDIKGIQTNVPFFLKVLEHPDFIKGKFFTDFVQVMNNNDKT, from the coding sequence ATGGAGTTATTCAAAAAGATTCTCATTGCAAACAGAGGAGAAATTGCAGTAAGAATTATTCGTGCATGCAGAGAGCTAGGCATAAAATCTGTTGCAGTTTATTCAGAAGCTGATAGAGATTCTCTGCATGTCAAACTAGCAGATGAGGCTATCTGCATTGGCCCTGCTAATCCTGCTCAGAGCTATTTAAATATTACAGCGATTCTATCTGCAGCAGATATTACAGATGCTGAAGCAATTCATCCTGGATATGGATTTTTATCTGAAAATGCTCAATTCGCAGAAGCATGCATAAACTCAGGAATTATATTCATTGGCCCTTCTCCTGAAAACATAAGAATCGGAGGAGATAAGGCAAAAGCCAGACAGATGCTTAAACGTAGAGGAATTCCTGTAGTGCCTGGCAGTGATGGACCTGTAGCTTCAGAAGAGGCATGTATTAAAGTGGTTAAAAAAATAGGACTTCCTGTAATATTTAAAGCCTCTGCAGGTGGTGGCGGAAGAGGCATGAGAATAGTAAATGAGGAAAAAGATATAGAACAGGCATTTTTCATGGCTCAGAGAGAAGCTCTTGCAGCATTTGGTAACGGAGAGCTTTATATTGAAAAATATTTTCCTAAAATACGACATATAGAAGTGCAGATATTTGCTGATAAACAGGGTAACATTATTCATCTTGGCGAAAGAGACTGTACAGTACAGAGAAGACACCAAAAATTAATTGAGGAAGCACCTTCTCCAGTATTGAATGAAAAATTGAGAAAGAAAATCGGAGAATACGCTGTCAAAGCTGCAAAAGCTTTAAAATTTAGAAATATAGGCACATTTGAGTTCATTGTTGATGATGAATTAAATCCTTTTTTTATAGAGATAAACACCAGAGTCCAGGTAGAGCATCCTGTAACTGAGGAGATTACTGATATTGATATTATAAAAGAACAGATCAAACTTGCTAAGGGTTATTTATTATCCTTTAAACAGCCTCAAATTAAATTTCGTAGTCATGCAATCGAATGCAGAATTAACGCAGAAGATCCTGAAAAATTTATTCCATCACCAGGGATTATAGAGTTCATACACCTTCCAGGCGGACCTGGCATAAGAGTGGACAGCTATCTTTATCAGGGATGCAAAGTGTCGCCTTATTATGATTCTCTTGTTGCTAAAGTTATTGCTACAGGAACAAATCGACAGGAAGCAATAGACAGGATGAAGAGAGCTCTAAGAGAAATAGATATAAAAGGAATACAAACCAATGTACCTTTTTTCTTAAAAGTACTTGAGCATCCTGATTTTATAAAAGGCAAATTTTTTACAGATTTTGTTCAGGTAATGAATAATAATGATAAAACCTGA
- a CDS encoding response regulator, giving the protein MVKILIAEDSNVDAKYIESILSDKEYNLVFAKDGEEAENLLKQEKFDLVILDVVMPKKNGFQICREIKKNDETKDIPVILVTSKSEDADKFWGKMQGADEYIIKPFEPIDLLVAIKKCLKK; this is encoded by the coding sequence ATGGTTAAGATCCTTATTGCTGAAGATTCTAATGTAGATGCAAAATATATTGAATCCATTCTTTCAGACAAGGAATACAATCTAGTTTTTGCAAAAGATGGTGAAGAAGCAGAGAATTTACTCAAGCAGGAAAAATTTGATCTCGTAATTTTAGATGTGGTTATGCCCAAAAAAAATGGATTTCAGATTTGCAGAGAAATCAAGAAAAATGATGAGACAAAAGATATACCTGTAATTCTTGTAACATCTAAAAGTGAGGATGCTGATAAATTCTGGGGTAAGATGCAGGGTGCTGATGAGTATATTATAAAACCTTTTGAACCAATAGATCTATTGGTTGCTATAAAAAAATGTCTGAAGAAATAA
- a CDS encoding DUF4388 domain-containing protein, with the protein MKKNLADIIESLFENKSTGFLSIVLNSEKNLIKFYFKNGDIYHISFGFKKGAQCINELLSKETEQCNFIPMITVDMTSDDIPSTEKIIEMLRDMNKFINITEAMSPSADFGKVKEGLKIALIKQIGPIGGKLIEKTIQEKWMPSSPPSKEDFLKLIDMLKDEIEDSSGRREFLIEANKLLEVYR; encoded by the coding sequence ATGAAAAAAAATCTTGCTGATATCATTGAAAGTTTATTCGAAAATAAAAGTACAGGATTTCTTTCAATAGTTCTTAACTCAGAGAAAAATCTTATAAAATTTTATTTCAAAAATGGAGATATTTATCATATATCTTTTGGATTTAAAAAAGGTGCGCAGTGTATTAATGAACTTCTTTCTAAAGAAACCGAACAATGTAACTTTATTCCCATGATTACTGTTGATATGACGAGTGATGATATCCCTTCAACTGAAAAAATTATTGAAATGCTACGCGATATGAATAAATTTATTAATATAACTGAAGCTATGTCTCCTTCAGCGGATTTTGGAAAAGTAAAAGAAGGACTAAAAATAGCTTTAATTAAACAAATTGGTCCTATAGGGGGTAAACTTATAGAAAAAACAATTCAGGAAAAATGGATGCCTTCTTCTCCTCCTTCAAAGGAGGATTTTCTGAAACTGATTGATATGTTAAAAGATGAAATAGAAGACTCTTCCGGAAGGCGAGAGTTTTTAATTGAAGCAAATAAATTACTGGAGGTATATAGATGA
- a CDS encoding response regulator, which yields MGEGKILVVDDSPLVRKLAEISLQEAGYEVYTANNGEEGLKIAETVKPDLILVDFIMPKMTGSQLCKLIRDHETLKDVPIILITGKGETVGQTFIEKYKVLDYFIKPFKSEDLVEKVKSTLHKIPESYVMQEEEIKELEEIDSSLNSSEVEEILSLEDGESLQISDQEIPEEIQLNEEVSEELTGELKAQEIKDSIEMPEQSELQISEDTEISKIHEIEDVKDLQSQIEETSSIQFDEEIPTLHENVKDVVSEPKQDVVKSFYDITEIEKLIENKLNMFSERFISAFDASVEKILKKYGLIKDPSLVLSGNLKLFKLSEIFALINSHKLTGLFGVHDTGIVYEFLFVDGQIIYGISDLQKRKLGFKLLNEFPQDEIKNITSEAISALIKSKNGTFIFESKQFSDSCILNRTKYNPLEFF from the coding sequence ATGGGAGAGGGAAAAATTTTAGTAGTAGATGACAGCCCTCTTGTAAGAAAATTAGCTGAAATTTCTTTACAGGAAGCTGGATACGAGGTTTATACAGCAAATAATGGAGAAGAAGGGTTAAAAATTGCAGAAACTGTTAAACCTGATCTTATCTTAGTAGATTTTATAATGCCTAAAATGACAGGTTCTCAATTATGTAAGCTTATAAGAGATCATGAAACTCTTAAAGATGTTCCAATTATTTTAATTACAGGAAAAGGTGAAACAGTAGGGCAGACATTTATTGAAAAATATAAAGTTTTAGACTACTTTATAAAACCTTTTAAATCCGAAGATCTTGTAGAGAAAGTTAAATCAACATTGCATAAAATTCCTGAGAGTTATGTAATGCAAGAAGAAGAGATAAAAGAACTTGAAGAAATTGATTCTTCTTTGAATAGCTCTGAAGTTGAAGAAATCTTATCTTTAGAAGACGGTGAATCTTTGCAAATTTCAGATCAAGAGATTCCTGAAGAAATTCAATTGAATGAAGAGGTATCTGAAGAGTTAACAGGTGAGTTGAAAGCTCAAGAAATAAAAGATAGCATAGAAATGCCCGAGCAATCAGAGTTACAAATCTCTGAAGACACGGAAATTTCTAAAATACATGAAATAGAAGATGTTAAAGACTTACAATCACAAATAGAAGAAACTTCTTCTATACAGTTTGATGAAGAAATTCCAACATTACATGAAAATGTTAAAGATGTTGTGTCTGAACCAAAACAGGATGTGGTTAAATCATTTTATGATATAACTGAAATAGAAAAATTAATTGAAAACAAGCTTAATATGTTCTCAGAAAGATTTATCTCCGCATTTGATGCTTCAGTTGAAAAAATCTTGAAAAAATATGGTTTAATAAAAGATCCATCTCTAGTTCTTTCAGGAAATTTAAAATTATTTAAGCTTTCTGAAATTTTTGCTTTAATAAATTCACATAAATTAACAGGTCTTTTCGGAGTGCATGATACGGGAATAGTTTATGAATTTCTATTTGTAGATGGTCAGATTATCTATGGAATATCAGATTTACAAAAACGAAAACTCGGGTTTAAATTGCTCAATGAATTTCCTCAAGATGAAATAAAAAATATAACCAGTGAAGCGATATCTGCTTTAATAAAATCTAAAAATGGTACTTTTATTTTTGAATCAAAACAGTTTTCTGATAGTTGTATTTTGAATAGAACGAAATATAATCCTTTAGAGTTTTTTTAA
- a CDS encoding methyl-accepting chemotaxis protein, producing MPKQTVKKESSLYRKFLIIFGLSIILSTIVLLAGMIITGYDIYGDEFILKKIGVINTIIKFGPVLGVFALVLIVISVANVFWFKKHIILPISVITEAIEEISRGNYEKQVQLRTGDEFEKIANAFNQMINKFSTIIQTEEEKKEMQNNIIKFLQIMTSASEGDLTQRAMVTPDAFGSLADAFNLMTDGLSELVKEAKNSADDIGEKSRILHEIIQKLQNGAQIQRQEIERIASLIEEASSIATQTSEKTIVATDVSKEALDSILKGHEIVTETINSMQLIRTAVQGINRRMKLLSERLMEIGTISTIISEIANRTNLLALNASIEAARAGEEGKGFVVIAEEIRTLSERTAKSSKNIADIITAIQEEATSVTKNLEEETNYVEMGTNIVTQTTAIFEQIDSIIKKTSQIITEINAIAQKQKEITDSEVNSAQRVKEVTDNISEITVELTDISQSLSNTSKELIDVTGRFKV from the coding sequence ATGCCTAAACAAACTGTTAAGAAAGAAAGTTCTCTTTATAGAAAATTTCTTATAATATTCGGTTTATCTATTATTCTATCAACAATTGTTCTTTTAGCAGGAATGATTATTACAGGGTATGATATTTATGGTGATGAATTTATTCTAAAAAAAATAGGAGTTATAAATACTATTATAAAATTTGGACCTGTTCTCGGAGTGTTTGCTCTTGTTTTAATTGTAATTTCTGTAGCTAACGTATTTTGGTTTAAAAAACATATAATATTGCCTATATCTGTTATTACAGAAGCTATTGAAGAAATAAGCAGGGGTAATTATGAAAAACAGGTTCAATTAAGAACAGGTGATGAATTTGAAAAAATTGCCAATGCATTTAATCAAATGATCAATAAATTTTCTACAATTATTCAGACAGAAGAAGAAAAGAAGGAAATGCAAAATAATATCATAAAATTCTTACAGATTATGACTTCAGCATCTGAAGGAGACCTCACACAGAGAGCAATGGTTACTCCAGATGCATTTGGTTCTCTAGCAGATGCTTTTAACCTCATGACAGATGGATTGAGTGAACTTGTTAAAGAAGCTAAAAATTCAGCAGATGATATAGGAGAGAAAAGCAGAATTCTTCATGAAATAATTCAAAAGCTTCAAAATGGTGCGCAGATACAACGACAGGAAATTGAAAGAATAGCATCACTCATTGAGGAAGCTTCAAGTATTGCAACTCAAACAAGCGAAAAAACCATTGTTGCCACTGATGTCTCAAAGGAAGCCCTGGATTCAATACTTAAAGGTCATGAAATTGTTACAGAAACAATTAATAGTATGCAGTTAATCAGAACAGCTGTGCAGGGAATAAACAGAAGAATGAAACTTCTTTCAGAAAGACTAATGGAAATAGGAACTATTTCAACTATAATCAGCGAAATTGCAAACAGAACAAATCTTCTTGCGTTGAATGCATCAATTGAAGCAGCAAGAGCCGGAGAAGAAGGAAAAGGGTTTGTCGTTATTGCAGAAGAAATCAGGACCCTCTCTGAAAGAACAGCTAAATCATCGAAAAATATTGCAGATATTATAACTGCAATTCAGGAAGAAGCAACTTCAGTTACAAAAAATCTAGAAGAAGAAACAAACTATGTAGAAATGGGAACAAATATAGTTACACAGACAACAGCAATATTTGAACAAATTGATTCAATCATAAAAAAGACCAGCCAGATTATAACTGAAATTAATGCTATAGCTCAAAAACAAAAAGAAATAACAGACAGCGAAGTTAATTCCGCTCAAAGAGTTAAGGAAGTTACAGATAATATATCTGAAATAACTGTTGAGCTTACAGATATCTCTCAATCACTTTCAAATACGTCTAAAGAACTTATTGATGTAACAGGAAGATTTAAGGTTTAA
- a CDS encoding response regulator — MINKSELIKYFLLEADECVNTLIEAIEELEKNGYDKEAIEALFRVTHTLKGSASIVKFDKIAELSHKLEDLFEALLNQELNFDNSLISHIKKIINLIVTLVNEVHETGEEKSNIDQELIELIDDILSSKEMPVKQYEPTTFEVLPITNTVRVELGLIEHIFTSLGEVLVQKNTITDRERELLNIVEEISQSSRRLLKEIADFSDRYWLAQQDSGQKITDIFFTDFSDLEFDRYDEYHIFLRKIQEITNDITDGINSLLVFSENLSYNFKSLGREISFLKDSLLEIRMIPIGKLLHRICEAIKDTAKDIGKNIEIEIKGAEIKIDKPVFESLYEPILHILRNAIKHGIEFPEERVRKGKQPIGNIAINLKKEGNYVVINIKDDGRGIDIEKVKETAIVRGLISSKDASILPEDEILSYIFASGFSTSDEIDLQSGRGMGLNIVKTTILKLKGTIEVSSELNKETTFTIKIPQSLTVNNLLVFRSSDLDFAIPINYIDEILTIEDFPQVMEERNINYKNRNIPVKLFSEFSLSLNSKALEKGYIILLNFSGTRKGLVVDDILGYEEATVNNFGKFLEGLTQYTGYFISGRGIPRYVVDPLKIFEEDIVVTAQYQPIQEQYLHLGAVLVVDDSISVRKALQNILEAKKLKVYVAKDGSEALKLMENKNIDLLITDLEMPVMHGYELISRVRKDARFKDVPIIVLTSRGTKKHEEKALALGADGFIVKPFDEGTISQILSKFELETNVY; from the coding sequence ATGATCAATAAATCCGAGCTTATAAAATATTTTCTTTTAGAAGCTGATGAATGTGTTAATACACTAATCGAAGCGATTGAAGAACTTGAAAAAAATGGATACGATAAAGAGGCAATTGAAGCTCTTTTCAGGGTAACTCATACTTTAAAGGGTTCTGCATCTATAGTTAAATTTGATAAAATTGCAGAATTATCTCATAAACTTGAAGACCTTTTCGAAGCTTTATTGAACCAAGAACTCAATTTTGACAACTCTTTAATTTCTCATATTAAAAAAATTATTAATTTAATTGTTACTCTTGTAAACGAAGTACATGAAACAGGCGAAGAAAAAAGCAATATTGATCAAGAGTTGATAGAATTAATTGATGATATTCTATCAAGCAAAGAGATGCCTGTAAAACAATACGAACCTACAACTTTTGAAGTTTTGCCAATAACCAATACTGTAAGGGTTGAACTTGGACTAATTGAACATATATTTACTTCATTGGGCGAAGTTCTTGTCCAGAAAAATACAATAACAGACAGAGAACGAGAATTATTAAATATTGTTGAAGAAATTTCACAAAGTAGTAGAAGGCTTTTAAAAGAAATTGCTGATTTTTCTGATAGATACTGGTTGGCTCAACAGGATAGTGGACAAAAAATAACAGATATTTTCTTTACTGATTTTAGTGACTTAGAATTTGATCGATATGATGAATATCATATTTTTTTAAGAAAAATTCAGGAAATAACAAATGATATAACAGATGGAATAAATTCTTTACTTGTTTTCTCTGAAAATCTTTCTTATAACTTTAAGTCTCTTGGAAGAGAGATTAGTTTTTTGAAAGACAGTCTGCTTGAAATAAGAATGATACCAATTGGAAAACTTTTACATAGAATATGTGAAGCGATCAAGGATACGGCGAAAGATATTGGTAAAAATATTGAAATAGAAATTAAAGGAGCAGAAATAAAAATTGATAAGCCGGTTTTTGAATCATTATATGAACCAATTCTTCATATTCTTCGTAATGCTATTAAACATGGAATTGAATTTCCTGAAGAAAGAGTTAGAAAAGGCAAACAACCAATAGGTAATATAGCTATTAATCTTAAAAAAGAAGGTAACTATGTAGTTATTAATATTAAGGATGATGGTAGAGGCATAGATATTGAAAAGGTAAAAGAAACTGCTATTGTTAGAGGATTGATTTCTTCTAAAGATGCTTCTATCCTTCCAGAGGACGAGATTTTGTCTTATATATTTGCTTCGGGTTTTTCAACTTCAGATGAAATAGACCTTCAGAGTGGAAGGGGCATGGGACTTAATATTGTTAAAACTACAATTTTAAAACTTAAAGGTACAATAGAAGTTTCTTCAGAACTGAATAAAGAAACAACATTTACAATAAAAATTCCTCAATCATTAACTGTAAACAATCTCCTTGTGTTCAGATCATCTGACTTAGATTTTGCTATTCCTATCAATTATATTGATGAAATTTTAACCATTGAAGATTTCCCACAAGTTATGGAAGAACGAAATATTAATTATAAGAATAGAAATATCCCTGTTAAACTCTTTTCAGAATTTTCATTGTCTTTAAACAGTAAAGCTCTTGAAAAGGGTTATATAATTTTATTGAATTTTTCAGGAACCAGAAAAGGTCTGGTTGTGGATGATATATTAGGATACGAGGAAGCAACAGTTAATAATTTTGGGAAATTTCTTGAAGGTTTAACTCAATATACAGGTTATTTTATATCAGGTAGAGGTATTCCCAGATACGTAGTAGATCCTTTAAAAATATTCGAAGAAGATATTGTAGTTACAGCCCAATACCAACCCATTCAAGAGCAGTATTTACACTTAGGTGCTGTTCTTGTGGTAGATGATTCTATTAGTGTAAGAAAAGCTTTGCAAAATATTTTAGAAGCAAAAAAATTGAAAGTATATGTTGCCAAAGATGGCTCTGAAGCTCTTAAATTAATGGAAAATAAAAATATTGATTTATTGATAACAGACCTTGAAATGCCTGTAATGCATGGATATGAACTAATCAGTAGAGTAAGAAAAGATGCAAGATTTAAAGATGTACCTATAATTGTGCTCACTTCGCGAGGCACAAAAAAGCATGAAGAAAAAGCATTAGCTCTCGGTGCTGATGGATTTATTGTTAAGCCTTTTGATGAAGGCACGATATCCCAAATTCTTTCAAAATTTGAACTCGAAACTAATGTCTATTAA
- a CDS encoding chemotaxis protein CheW: MSEEIKQSEKFYCVFGIGEREFLIPRESVVQVLDITRIFPIPGAPEYIVGALPVRGKIIPAIDLAKVYNIERLNYSDKKLLVIDVKNEQIGILSDIAPFFVSFESDIVVEDFIDPEQLFERLKVNSQKNSENRNDQ; this comes from the coding sequence ATGTCTGAAGAAATAAAACAATCAGAAAAATTTTACTGTGTTTTTGGTATAGGAGAAAGAGAATTTCTTATCCCAAGGGAAAGTGTGGTTCAGGTCCTGGATATAACTAGAATATTTCCAATTCCTGGAGCTCCTGAATATATAGTCGGTGCCTTACCTGTAAGAGGTAAAATTATTCCTGCGATAGATTTAGCTAAAGTTTATAATATTGAAAGATTAAATTACTCTGATAAAAAATTACTGGTTATTGATGTAAAAAATGAACAAATAGGAATTTTATCTGATATTGCGCCATTTTTTGTTAGTTTTGAATCTGATATAGTCGTTGAAGATTTTATTGATCCTGAACAGTTATTTGAACGATTGAAAGTTAATTCTCAAAAAAATTCAGAAAATAGGAATGATCAATAA
- a CDS encoding cache domain-containing protein, producing MKIELGLKTGIALPLLAILIIGMSILVVFNYLSQINILQKEEAQSIESSINTAQFFIETAGIHYQQMAALVANMPDIQETLSKKDRNRLIDKLLPTFNYLHENFGLAQFHLQIPPATSLVRLHDLARFGDDLSTFRETVLQVEKTKKGVRGLELGVGGVGLRGVEPVFYKDNYVGSVDFGGGLKTEFEQIKKAINADLGVVLYQQPLQKWPGLQDIKERFGEFVPIYFTAKDPKLFISESALKEAAQSKEKYYIEYVSKFGKDYAVVYTPFKDFSGKTVGFMYIIKERILTPARIFTILGINVFVYALMLVLIAVVIGYFMNKYVINPIVTLTKTADEISMGKTAQKIEIKNARGEIAVLAKAIERMRITMKKLLE from the coding sequence ATGAAAATAGAACTTGGATTAAAAACAGGAATAGCTTTGCCTCTTTTGGCAATTTTAATTATAGGTATGAGCATATTGGTTGTTTTCAACTACCTAAGTCAGATAAATATTTTACAAAAGGAGGAAGCGCAGAGTATTGAATCATCTATTAACACAGCTCAATTTTTTATTGAGACCGCGGGAATTCATTATCAACAGATGGCTGCGTTGGTTGCTAATATGCCAGATATTCAGGAAACTCTCAGCAAAAAAGATAGGAATCGTTTAATAGATAAATTGCTTCCGACTTTCAATTATTTACATGAAAATTTTGGACTTGCTCAATTTCATCTCCAAATACCTCCTGCAACCTCTCTTGTTAGGCTTCATGACCTTGCTCGTTTTGGAGATGACCTTTCAACATTTCGTGAAACGGTGCTTCAAGTAGAAAAAACTAAAAAAGGTGTAAGAGGACTTGAGCTCGGGGTTGGCGGAGTTGGATTAAGAGGTGTAGAACCTGTATTTTATAAAGATAATTATGTTGGAAGTGTTGATTTTGGTGGAGGATTAAAAACAGAATTTGAACAGATTAAAAAAGCTATAAATGCAGATTTAGGAGTTGTTCTATACCAACAGCCACTACAAAAATGGCCTGGACTGCAAGATATAAAGGAACGTTTTGGTGAATTTGTTCCTATTTATTTTACTGCTAAAGATCCGAAATTATTTATTTCTGAATCGGCTTTAAAAGAAGCTGCACAGTCTAAAGAAAAGTATTATATAGAGTATGTTTCTAAATTTGGAAAAGACTATGCTGTTGTTTATACTCCTTTTAAAGATTTCTCCGGTAAAACTGTTGGTTTTATGTATATTATTAAAGAGAGAATTCTTACTCCTGCAAGAATTTTCACCATTCTTGGTATAAATGTGTTTGTGTATGCACTCATGCTGGTGCTGATTGCTGTTGTTATCGGCTATTTCATGAATAAATATGTTATAAATCCAATAGTGACACTTACGAAAACTGCAGATGAAATATCAATGGGTAAAACAGCTCAAAAGATTGAAATTAAGAATGCCAGAGGAGAAATTGCCGTACTTGCCAAAGCGATTGAAAGGATGCGTATTACAATGAAAAAACTTCTTGAATAA